The following coding sequences lie in one Panicum virgatum strain AP13 chromosome 6N, P.virgatum_v5, whole genome shotgun sequence genomic window:
- the LOC120679454 gene encoding putrescine hydroxycinnamoyltransferase 1-like, which produces MKQAEVVVVETALVAPSKETPGQPLWLSNLDLAVPRTHTPLVYYYPAPAQGGAAAGFESDRLKAALAGALVPFYPLAGRLGPGPDGRLQINCTGEGALFVVARADLTGDEIFEDYQPSPEIRRAFVPSPQPDEASCPMAVFQLTFLKCGGVVLGTGIHHAVLDGVGAFQFMQTWAALARGVDAAEACGLVPFHDRTLLRARSPPCPTFDHFVYSPAFLSGRPRPFVTRFYPVSPKLLADLKSRCGAGVSTYCAVTAHLWRCVCGARGMAPGADTRLGLPANVRHRLSPPLPRSFFGNAVVRDLVTARVGDLRGSPLGSVAETIKKAVDGVGDAFVRSVLDYLELELPKKRGGDGSAQAASEQPVPASDLWAVSWLGMPMYSADFGSGAPRFVAPAQMFGVGTAYMTPCANKDDGITVIFSMEAEHIECFEKVFYGV; this is translated from the exons aTGAAGCaggcggaggtggtggtggtggagacgGCGCTGGTGGCGCCAAGCAAGGAGACGCCGGGGCAGCCGCTGTGGCTGTCCAACCTCGACCTGGCCGTGCCGAGGACGCACACGCCGCTCGTCTACTACTATCCGGCGCCCGcgcagggcggcgccgccgcgggcttcgAGTCGGACCGGCTCAAGGCCGCGCTGGCCGGGGCGCTGGTGCCGTTCTATCCGCTCGCCGGGCGGCTCGGTCCCGGCCCGGACGGCCGGCTGCAGATCAACTGCACCGGCGAGGGCGCGCTCTTCGTCGTCGCCAGGGCGGACCTCACCGGCGACGAGATCTTTGAGGACTACCAGCCGTCGCCAGAGATCCGGAGAGCTTTTGTGCCGTCACCGCAGCCTGACGAGGCGTCCTGCCCCATGGCCGTGTTTCAG TTGACTTTCCTCAAGTGTGGCGGCGTGGTGCTGGGCACCGGCATCCACCACGCGGTGTTGGACGGCGTGGGCGCGTTCCAGTTCATGCAGACGTGGGCGGCGCTGGCCCGCGGCGTCGACGCCGCCGAGGCGTGCGGGCTGGTGCCGTTCCACGACCGGACCCTCCTCCGCGCGCGGAGCCCGCCGTGCCCGACCTTCGACCACTTCGTCTACTCCCCGGCCTTCCTCAGCGGCCGCCCGCGGCCCTTCGTCACCCGATTCTACCCCGTCTCCCCCAAGCTCCTCGCCGACCTCAAGTCCCGGTGCGGGGCCGGCGTGTCCACATACTGCGCCGTCACCGCGCACCTCTGGCGCTGCGTGTGCGGTGCGCGCGGGATGGCGCCCGGCGCGGACACCCGCCTCGGGCTGCCGGCCAACGTCCGCCACCGCCTGAGCCCGCCGCTCCCGCGCAGCTTCTTCGGGAACGCCGTCGTGCGCGACCTCGTCACCGCGCGGGTCGGCGACCTGCGGGGCAGCCCGCTCGGGTCCGTGGCGGAGACGATCAAGAAGGCGGTGGACGGCGTGGGCGACGCGTTCGTGCGGTCGGTGCTGGACtacctggagctggagctgccgaagaagcggggcggcgacggcagcgccCAGGCGGCGAGCGAGCAGCCCGTGCCGGCGTCCGACCTGTGGGCGGTGAGCTGGCTGGGGATGCCCATGTACAGCGCCGACTTCGGCTCGGGCGCGCCGCGGTTCGTCGCGCCGGCGCAGATGTTCGGCGTCGGCACGGCGTACATGACCCCCTGCGCCAACAAGGACGACGGCATCACCGTGATCTTCTCGATGGAGGCCGAGCACATTGAGTGCTTCGAGAAGGTCTTCTACGGGGTATGA